A single genomic interval of Candidatus Binatia bacterium harbors:
- a CDS encoding transposase: MSKVVEKNVEDETPNLEALAREGARRMLPTTPEAEVAEDITADEGERDEDGHAVVVRNGRKQARTIVTGSGTIEIEAPRVNDKRVIEGERQRFTSRILPPYMRRSPKVDEVLPIFYLRGLST, translated from the coding sequence GTGTCGAAAGTAGTGGAAAAGAACGTCGAGGACGAGACCCCGAACTTAGAGGCGCTGGCCCGGGAGGGAGCGCGTCGAATGCTGCCGACGACGCCGGAAGCGGAGGTCGCGGAGGACATCACGGCCGACGAAGGCGAGCGCGACGAGGACGGCCATGCCGTCGTCGTCCGCAACGGGCGCAAGCAGGCGCGGACGATCGTGACTGGATCGGGAACGATCGAGATCGAAGCGCCTCGAGTGAACGACAAGCGCGTGATCGAGGGTGAGCGGCAGCGGTTTACGAGCAGGATCCTGCCGCCGTACATGCGGCGGTCACCGAAGGTGGATGAAGTGCTGCCGATCTTCTACCTGCGCGGCCTGTCGACCTGA
- a CDS encoding transposase: MTRRTNQWESENEEFQKRDLSDWEHVYVRVDGIHVNMPREGDRVCLRVRIGARADGTKELNAVDDGCRESKESWAAILRGLKSRGLEAPVVAVGDGALGFRAALREVWPET, from the coding sequence ATCACGCGGCGGACGAACCAGTGGGAGTCGGAGAACGAGGAGTTTCAAAAGCGAGACCTCTCAGACTGGGAGCACGTGTACGTGCGGGTCGATGGCATCCACGTAAACATGCCGCGCGAAGGCGACCGCGTGTGCCTGCGGGTGAGGATCGGAGCGCGTGCCGACGGTACGAAGGAACTGAACGCCGTCGACGACGGTTGCCGAGAGAGCAAGGAGAGCTGGGCGGCGATACTACGCGGGCTCAAGAGCCGTGGGCTCGAAGCTCCGGTCGTAGCTGTCGGTGACGGCGCACTCGGCTTCCGGGCTGCGCTGCGCGAGGTGTGGCCGGAGACGTGA
- a CDS encoding DUF1254 domain-containing protein, producing the protein MNVDNFTHAETDMQMSRISKTTGGVNRWSHNRAPTPLDKQNVIRMNRDTLYSFAVVDISKGATVTLPETDGRYMTMMVVNNDGYINKIYEDGGTHELTLEEFDTPYVALAVRTLVNASDPADVEAANALQDKMKITAASASPFTMPQYDMDSYRATYKPILELSKGVPDTRKMFGNRQDVDPVRFLLGSAFGWGGLPAEEAYYLNVNPELPVGKYHITVKDVPVDAFWSISMYNKDGYFEKNDFDAYSVNNISGTPNSDGSFTINFGGCADKRVNCLPLTKGWNYIVRLYQPRAEILEGQWTFPHSQPVQP; encoded by the coding sequence GTGAATGTCGACAACTTTACGCATGCCGAAACCGACATGCAGATGAGCCGGATTTCGAAGACGACAGGTGGCGTCAACCGCTGGAGCCATAACCGCGCACCCACGCCTCTCGACAAGCAAAACGTCATTCGGATGAACCGAGACACTCTTTATAGCTTCGCTGTCGTGGACATCAGCAAGGGCGCGACAGTGACACTGCCCGAAACCGACGGGCGCTACATGACGATGATGGTCGTCAATAATGACGGATACATCAACAAGATCTACGAGGATGGTGGCACTCACGAGCTGACTCTCGAAGAATTCGACACTCCCTATGTCGCGCTTGCGGTAAGAACGCTCGTGAATGCTTCCGATCCCGCTGATGTAGAGGCGGCGAATGCGCTCCAGGACAAGATGAAGATTACGGCCGCCTCTGCCAGCCCGTTTACAATGCCCCAGTACGACATGGACAGCTACCGGGCCACCTACAAACCAATACTTGAACTGAGCAAAGGAGTCCCGGATACCCGCAAGATGTTCGGTAACCGGCAAGACGTAGACCCAGTGCGCTTCCTGCTCGGCTCCGCCTTCGGGTGGGGTGGGCTCCCGGCGGAAGAGGCCTACTACCTCAATGTAAACCCGGAACTCCCTGTGGGCAAATATCATATCACGGTAAAGGACGTGCCCGTCGATGCCTTCTGGTCGATCAGCATGTACAACAAAGATGGCTACTTCGAGAAGAACGACTTCGACGCCTACAGTGTCAACAATATTTCCGGAACCCCCAACTCAGATGGCTCATTCACAATCAACTTTGGTGGCTGCGCGGACAAGCGCGTCAACTGCTTGCCGCTCACGAAGGGTTGGAATTACATTGTGCGCCTGTATCAGCCGCGGGCCGAAATCCTCGAAGGCCAATGGACTTTCCCGCACTCCCAACCGGTACAGCCCTAG